The following are encoded together in the Panthera leo isolate Ple1 chromosome B4, P.leo_Ple1_pat1.1, whole genome shotgun sequence genome:
- the PNPLA5 gene encoding patatin-like phospholipase domain-containing protein 5 isoform X1: MHCYEEEGSWDLSFSGAGFLGLYHVGVTSCLRERAPHLLRGARRFYGSSSGALNAISIISGQTVDFCCSHLLGMVKHVERLSLGIFHPAFAPIEHIRQQLQDVLPTDIHVLASQRLGISLTRWPDGQNIIVTDFATRREVIQALVCALYIPFYCGTIPPEFRGERYFDGGLSNNLPFADSPSTITVSPFHGTVDICPQSTSASIHELNTFNASFQISTKNFFLGFASLIAPSPEMIADNCRQGYLDALRFLERRGLTKEPVLCMLVSKEPPAPANGTQDTDHDGGQKGGLSVNWSVPNVLVKDVPDFERLSPELEAALKKACMRDTSPWAQFCRSGPGRALTYFLLPWTLPFEYVYFRSRRLVAWLPDVPADLWWIQGELQSLGLQICSRSKDQLRRLFSLPVTSPLQPASPLQPGAPPPVDPAKEPRPPHQA; this comes from the exons ATGCACTGCTACGAGGAGGAGGGCAGCTGGGACCTGTCCTTCTCGGGCGCCGGCTTCCTGGGGCTCTACCACGTGGGTGTGACCAGCTGCCTCAGGGAGCGCGCCCCGCACCTCCTCCGGGGCGCCCGCCGCTTCTACGGCTCCTCGTCCGGGGCGCTCAACGCCATCAGCATCATCTCCGGCCAGACCGTCG ATTTCTGCTGCTCCCATTTACTGGGCATGGTCAAGCATGTGGAGCGCCTCAGCCTGGGTATCTTCCACCCTGCCTTCGCGCCCATCGAGCACATCAGACAGCAGCTGCAGGACGTACTGCCCACCGACATTCATGTCCTGGCCTCCCAGCGGCTGGGCATCTCGCTGACCCGCTGGCCCGATGGCCAAAACATCATAGTCACCGACTTCGCGACCCGCAGGGAAGTCATCcag GCTCTGGTCTGTGCTTTATACATTCCTTTCTACTGTGGGACGATCCCCCCCGAATTCAGAGGGGAG CGATACTTTGACGGGGGCCTGAGCAACAACCTGCCCTTCGCGGACTCTCCCTCCACCATCACCGTGTCCCCTTTCCACGGGACAGTGGACATCTGCCCCCAGAGCACCTCGGCCAGCATTCACGAGCTGAACACCTTCAATGCGAGTTTCCAGATATCCACCAAGAACTTCTTCCTGGGGTTTGCCTCCCTCATAGCCCCCAGCCCTGAG ATGATAGCTGACAATTGCAGACAAGGCTACCTGGATGCCCTCAGGTTCCTGGAGAGACGCG GACTTACCAAGGAACCAGTGCTTTGCATGCTGGTGTCTAaggagcccccagcccccgcgAATGGGACCCAGGACACCGACCATGACGGTGGCCAGAAGGGGGGCCTGTCTGTCAACTGGTCAGTGCCCAACGTGCTGGTCAAGGACGTGCCCGACTTCGAGCGGCTCTCACCAGAGCTGGAGGCTG CACTGAAGAAAGCATGTATGAGGGACACCAGCCCCTGGGCCCAATTCTGTCGGTCAGGGCCCGGGCGGGCCCTGACCTACTTCCTACTGCCCTGGACGCTACCCTTCGAGTATGTTTACTTCCGGAGCAGAAG GCTGGTGGCATGGCTTCCGGATGTGCCGGCCGACTTGTGGTGGATACAGGGTGAGCTGCAGAGCTTGGGCCTCCAGATCTGCTCCAGGTCGAAGGACCAGCTCCGCAGGCTGTTCAG CCTGCCGGTCACCAGCCccctccagcctgccagccccCTCCAGCCTGGGGCACCTCCTCCTGTGGACCCGGCCAAGGAGCCCAGACCTCCCCATCAGGCctga
- the PNPLA5 gene encoding patatin-like phospholipase domain-containing protein 5 isoform X2 yields MEGVERGVSGPRAGRWGLRPLHPARSHLSLMRTLRTRGCGYSCFAEDRAELGILLPRSKDFCCSHLLGMVKHVERLSLGIFHPAFAPIEHIRQQLQDVLPTDIHVLASQRLGISLTRWPDGQNIIVTDFATRREVIQALVCALYIPFYCGTIPPEFRGERYFDGGLSNNLPFADSPSTITVSPFHGTVDICPQSTSASIHELNTFNASFQISTKNFFLGFASLIAPSPEMIADNCRQGYLDALRFLERRGLTKEPVLCMLVSKEPPAPANGTQDTDHDGGQKGGLSVNWSVPNVLVKDVPDFERLSPELEAALKKACMRDTSPWAQFCRSGPGRALTYFLLPWTLPFEYVYFRSRRLVAWLPDVPADLWWIQGELQSLGLQICSRSKDQLRRLFSLPVTSPLQPASPLQPGAPPPVDPAKEPRPPHQA; encoded by the exons ATGGAGGGCGTCGAGAGGGGCGTTTCGGGGCCTCGTGCCGGGCGCTGGGGCCTGCGCCCTTTGCATCCAGCACGCTCCCATCTAAGCCTTATGAGAACCCTGAGGACTCGGGGCTGTGGTTACTCTTGTTTCGCAGAGGACCGAGCAGAGCTGGGGATCCTGCTCCCGAGATCAAAAG ATTTCTGCTGCTCCCATTTACTGGGCATGGTCAAGCATGTGGAGCGCCTCAGCCTGGGTATCTTCCACCCTGCCTTCGCGCCCATCGAGCACATCAGACAGCAGCTGCAGGACGTACTGCCCACCGACATTCATGTCCTGGCCTCCCAGCGGCTGGGCATCTCGCTGACCCGCTGGCCCGATGGCCAAAACATCATAGTCACCGACTTCGCGACCCGCAGGGAAGTCATCcag GCTCTGGTCTGTGCTTTATACATTCCTTTCTACTGTGGGACGATCCCCCCCGAATTCAGAGGGGAG CGATACTTTGACGGGGGCCTGAGCAACAACCTGCCCTTCGCGGACTCTCCCTCCACCATCACCGTGTCCCCTTTCCACGGGACAGTGGACATCTGCCCCCAGAGCACCTCGGCCAGCATTCACGAGCTGAACACCTTCAATGCGAGTTTCCAGATATCCACCAAGAACTTCTTCCTGGGGTTTGCCTCCCTCATAGCCCCCAGCCCTGAG ATGATAGCTGACAATTGCAGACAAGGCTACCTGGATGCCCTCAGGTTCCTGGAGAGACGCG GACTTACCAAGGAACCAGTGCTTTGCATGCTGGTGTCTAaggagcccccagcccccgcgAATGGGACCCAGGACACCGACCATGACGGTGGCCAGAAGGGGGGCCTGTCTGTCAACTGGTCAGTGCCCAACGTGCTGGTCAAGGACGTGCCCGACTTCGAGCGGCTCTCACCAGAGCTGGAGGCTG CACTGAAGAAAGCATGTATGAGGGACACCAGCCCCTGGGCCCAATTCTGTCGGTCAGGGCCCGGGCGGGCCCTGACCTACTTCCTACTGCCCTGGACGCTACCCTTCGAGTATGTTTACTTCCGGAGCAGAAG GCTGGTGGCATGGCTTCCGGATGTGCCGGCCGACTTGTGGTGGATACAGGGTGAGCTGCAGAGCTTGGGCCTCCAGATCTGCTCCAGGTCGAAGGACCAGCTCCGCAGGCTGTTCAG CCTGCCGGTCACCAGCCccctccagcctgccagccccCTCCAGCCTGGGGCACCTCCTCCTGTGGACCCGGCCAAGGAGCCCAGACCTCCCCATCAGGCctga